A region of Rhodohalobacter barkolensis DNA encodes the following proteins:
- a CDS encoding DUF4342 domain-containing protein yields the protein MEKTEKTILEEIQGTVQEIISQIKELIRKGDAKRVIVKNRKGNVLLESRLTLGVAGAAVLAIYAPIFTAITTLVLYVSDVRVFVEKEINESSDEYEIDAEVIDIQDDEDEKKNDDPTDKTVGKKP from the coding sequence ATGGAAAAAACAGAGAAAACTATCCTCGAAGAGATTCAGGGAACCGTTCAGGAAATCATTTCACAAATTAAGGAGCTCATCCGTAAAGGAGATGCCAAACGGGTGATTGTAAAAAACCGAAAGGGCAATGTGCTATTGGAAAGCAGACTGACGCTTGGTGTTGCCGGAGCTGCTGTATTAGCAATTTACGCACCGATATTTACAGCCATAACCACTCTTGTGCTTTATGTCAGTGATGTCCGTGTTTTTGTAGAGAAAGAGATTAATGAATCTTCTGACGAGTACGAAATAGATGCAGAAGTCATCGATATTCAGGATGATGAAGATGAAAAGAAAAACGATGATCCCACGGATAAAACTGTAGGAAAAAAACCATAA